The Allorhodopirellula heiligendammensis genome includes a window with the following:
- a CDS encoding amidase: MKPSTASAFTDDVLARHDGVAIARLIRDREVSVAEVIAAAIERANQVDPLLGAIVTDCFDAARQRARKPLDGPFAGVPMLIKDLTDVAGMPTKYGTAALENSLPVHRTHPIAQQLLDMGMVCLGKSTMPEFGFTASTEFPDRPPTRNPWNLEHTPGGSSGGSAALVAAGVVPIAHGSDGGGSIRIPASCCGLVGLKPTRGRLLPSQGREPFVGIVTDGVLTRSVRDTAMFMAEAERLSPRRGFMPIGHVLRPLDRSLRIAAVAGDLVDRSVDPVVKREFAATLKLLESLGHRVTPVELPNTEQFAEDFRNFWCLLAWTAMSTSRRLIDSSFDRSRVTGFVKELAGQMPRCLHKLPGAVMRLRKSSQRSGRLYSQYDVLVGPTMGERPPLIGHLAMELPMEVLLQRMRKLACFTPLANATGVPAISLPLGFDIEKNLSIGMMFSANLQQERLLLELALQLEAAQPFRLLG; encoded by the coding sequence ATGAAACCGTCCACCGCATCCGCGTTCACCGATGACGTGCTGGCCCGCCATGACGGGGTTGCGATTGCACGCTTAATACGTGATCGAGAGGTGAGCGTGGCGGAGGTGATTGCGGCGGCCATCGAGCGGGCAAACCAGGTTGATCCGCTTCTGGGAGCGATCGTCACGGACTGCTTTGACGCAGCTCGGCAGCGTGCTCGGAAGCCGCTCGATGGGCCATTTGCGGGTGTTCCCATGTTGATCAAGGACCTGACTGACGTGGCGGGCATGCCAACGAAATACGGTACGGCAGCTTTAGAGAACTCGCTGCCTGTCCACCGCACCCACCCGATCGCTCAGCAGTTGTTGGATATGGGGATGGTCTGTTTGGGTAAGAGCACGATGCCAGAATTCGGGTTCACCGCGTCGACAGAGTTCCCCGATCGTCCTCCCACACGAAACCCATGGAACCTTGAGCACACACCCGGTGGTTCGTCGGGCGGCTCGGCCGCACTGGTCGCTGCCGGAGTGGTGCCCATCGCCCATGGCAGTGATGGAGGTGGTTCGATTCGTATCCCCGCCTCCTGTTGTGGGCTGGTGGGATTGAAGCCCACGCGTGGTCGGCTGCTTCCTTCTCAGGGCCGCGAGCCTTTCGTGGGTATCGTGACTGACGGGGTACTCACACGTTCTGTTCGCGATACCGCGATGTTCATGGCGGAAGCGGAACGGCTGAGCCCACGCCGAGGGTTCATGCCCATCGGACATGTCCTGCGGCCGCTGGACCGCTCTTTGCGAATTGCTGCGGTAGCGGGTGACTTGGTAGATAGGTCGGTCGATCCGGTGGTGAAGCGAGAGTTTGCGGCGACCTTGAAATTGCTCGAATCCCTGGGGCATCGCGTCACTCCCGTCGAGCTGCCCAATACGGAGCAGTTTGCCGAGGACTTCCGAAATTTTTGGTGTCTGTTAGCCTGGACGGCAATGTCGACTTCGAGACGGCTAATCGATTCGAGTTTCGACCGAAGCCGAGTGACGGGATTTGTGAAGGAGTTGGCCGGCCAGATGCCACGCTGTCTACATAAACTGCCCGGCGCGGTGATGCGACTGCGTAAATCGTCTCAACGTAGTGGTCGATTGTATTCTCAATACGACGTCTTGGTCGGTCCCACGATGGGGGAGCGACCACCGCTGATCGGCCACCTTGCGATGGAATTGCCGATGGAGGTGCTCCTGCAGCGAATGCGCAAATTAGCGTGCTTCACTCCTTTGGCGAATGCCACAGGAGTACCCGCCATCAGTCTCCCGCTCGGTTTCGATATCGAGAAAAACCTCTCGATTGGAATGATGTTCAGTGCCAATCTCCAGCAGGAACGGCTGCTGTTGGAGCTGGCGTTGCAATTGGAAGCCGCTCAGCCATTTCGGTTGCTCGGGTGA
- a CDS encoding Gfo/Idh/MocA family oxidoreductase, whose translation MSANRRDFLRTTAAAGSALSIAGSVPAAEGADSQKRRLAAIGVGGSRGRYNRGGSIARGAAKFANMIAVCDVDDVHAAEFNQDFGGKLKTYRDYRELLEKEKPEVVTIGTPDHWHVPIAIAALRSGAHVYCEKPLTLTIDEGKQIRKVVEETGKVFQVGTQQRSDISRFLTAIAMVQSGRLGDNVNAYVAIGGAPDGGPFENTAAPEDIDWNLWVGPAPEVKYCDERRRFFRWFFEYSGGKMTDWGAHHIDIAQWALAPGETGPVRVLGKGTFPQRVPADFNWNSFLNGEASLPNGYNTATKFHIDLEYENGSTLSVNDHYKRENDNVDFPNGILFEGSKGRIFVNRGKLEGRPVDALTDADRQQLDELIIQLCKGKKPGNHMANFFECIEDGGVPISDVWSHHRTMTTCHLCNISLMLGRELKWDPKAEQFVDDEQANALLSRKSREIS comes from the coding sequence ATGAGTGCTAACCGACGTGATTTTCTCCGCACGACCGCCGCTGCTGGATCTGCCCTGTCAATCGCAGGCTCTGTACCGGCCGCTGAGGGAGCCGATTCGCAGAAACGTCGCCTCGCCGCGATTGGTGTGGGTGGTAGCCGTGGTCGCTACAACCGCGGCGGGAGCATCGCTCGGGGGGCTGCGAAATTCGCTAACATGATCGCGGTCTGCGATGTCGATGATGTACATGCTGCGGAATTCAATCAAGACTTTGGCGGGAAACTGAAGACATACCGCGATTACCGGGAGCTGCTGGAGAAGGAAAAGCCAGAGGTCGTCACCATCGGTACCCCTGATCACTGGCACGTGCCCATTGCTATCGCCGCCCTCCGCAGTGGTGCCCACGTGTACTGTGAGAAGCCGCTGACGCTCACGATCGACGAGGGTAAACAGATTCGCAAGGTGGTTGAAGAGACCGGCAAGGTATTTCAAGTGGGGACGCAGCAGCGGAGCGACATATCTCGCTTTCTAACCGCGATCGCGATGGTGCAGAGTGGACGCCTCGGCGACAACGTCAACGCCTATGTGGCGATTGGGGGCGCTCCCGATGGCGGCCCATTCGAGAACACCGCCGCTCCCGAAGACATCGATTGGAACCTGTGGGTAGGACCCGCACCTGAGGTCAAGTATTGCGATGAACGCCGCCGGTTTTTCCGCTGGTTCTTCGAGTACTCGGGTGGAAAGATGACGGATTGGGGGGCTCACCACATTGATATTGCCCAGTGGGCGCTCGCGCCAGGTGAAACCGGACCTGTCCGCGTTTTAGGTAAAGGCACGTTCCCGCAACGGGTGCCCGCTGACTTCAACTGGAACTCATTCCTCAACGGGGAAGCGTCGTTGCCCAACGGCTACAACACGGCAACCAAGTTCCATATTGACTTGGAGTATGAAAACGGATCGACACTCAGCGTCAACGATCACTACAAGCGGGAAAACGACAACGTCGATTTTCCCAATGGCATCCTGTTCGAAGGCAGCAAGGGCCGTATTTTCGTCAATCGTGGCAAGCTCGAAGGCCGTCCCGTTGACGCGTTGACGGATGCCGATCGCCAGCAGCTCGACGAGCTGATCATCCAGCTGTGCAAGGGCAAGAAGCCTGGAAATCACATGGCAAACTTCTTTGAGTGCATTGAGGATGGTGGAGTGCCGATCTCCGACGTATGGTCACACCATCGCACCATGACGACCTGTCACTTGTGCAACATCTCACTCATGTTAGGCCGTGAACTGAAATGGGATCCGAAAGCCGAACAGTTCGTCGACGACGAGCAGGCCAATGCGTTGCTCAGCCGGAAGTCGCGAGAAATTTCCTGA